A stretch of Pseudomonas sp. CCC3.1 DNA encodes these proteins:
- the rarD gene encoding EamA family transporter RarD, protein MSKGIVLSVLASSLFGVMYYYTSLLWPLSGAEIFGWRMLLTLPCMTLFMCFSGDWRRVPVIISRLRQQPRMWAVVVASSALVGVQLWLFLWAPLNGHSLDVSLGYFLLPLTMLLTARMVFGEHLSHLQKIAAALAAIGVANEVYRVGGFSWTTLVVAIGYPMYFVLRKRAGTDNLGGLWFDMLLLIPVAWWFVQSGEHGFDVASLRPALYFLIPVLGGISALALISYIIASRMLPFSLFGLLSYVEPVLLVFVALLLGESISAGQWLTYLPIWLAVMVLIFEGFKHLVRQRRSV, encoded by the coding sequence GTGTCTAAAGGTATTGTTTTATCGGTTCTGGCATCGAGCCTGTTCGGTGTCATGTATTACTACACATCCCTGCTCTGGCCCTTGAGCGGCGCCGAGATCTTCGGCTGGCGCATGCTGCTGACGCTTCCGTGCATGACGCTGTTCATGTGCTTTTCTGGCGATTGGCGGCGTGTTCCCGTGATCATTTCCCGGCTGCGTCAGCAACCTCGAATGTGGGCCGTTGTGGTCGCTTCCAGCGCTTTGGTTGGCGTGCAACTCTGGTTGTTCCTGTGGGCGCCGCTCAATGGGCACAGCCTGGACGTCTCGCTGGGTTATTTCCTGCTGCCGCTGACGATGCTTCTGACCGCTCGCATGGTGTTTGGCGAGCACCTGTCACACCTGCAAAAAATCGCCGCTGCGCTGGCCGCCATTGGGGTTGCCAATGAGGTGTACCGCGTGGGCGGTTTCTCGTGGACCACGCTGGTGGTTGCCATCGGCTACCCGATGTATTTCGTGCTGCGCAAACGCGCAGGCACCGACAACCTCGGCGGCCTGTGGTTTGACATGCTGCTGTTGATCCCGGTGGCGTGGTGGTTTGTGCAAAGCGGTGAGCACGGCTTCGACGTGGCCAGCCTGCGTCCGGCGCTGTACTTCTTGATCCCGGTACTGGGCGGCATCAGCGCACTGGCCTTGATCAGCTACATCATCGCCAGCCGGATGCTGCCTTTTAGCCTGTTCGGCCTGCTCAGCTATGTCGAACCGGTACTGCTGGTGTTTGTTGCCCTGTTGCTGGGCGAGAGCATCAGCGCCGGTCAATGGCTCACGTACCTGCCGATATGGCTGGCCGTAATGGTGCTGATATTTGAAGGTTTCAAGCATCTGGTCCGCCAACGGCGGTCGGTTTAG
- the rarD gene encoding EamA family transporter RarD produces the protein MSKGIVLSILASCLFGVLYYFTSLLRPLDGQEIFGWRILISLPFMTLFICLSGDWKWVPIIFNRLRDKPLLIPCVLITSFLVGLQLWMFMWGPLNGHGLDVSLGYFLLPLTMILTGRIVYGEHLSHLQKIATALAVIGVANELYRTGGFSWTTLVVAIGYPMYFVLRKKIGIDNLGGLWLDMLLMVPVALWFVLAGPHVDLGAQREALYALVPLMGIISAAAGFAYILASRLLPFSLFGLLSYVEPVLLVAVALLLGDSLEDGQWLTYGPIWLAVGVLVIEGLKHVSRQRRSI, from the coding sequence GTGTCTAAAGGCATTGTTTTATCGATTTTGGCTTCCTGCTTGTTCGGCGTCCTGTACTACTTCACTTCTCTTCTTCGGCCCCTTGATGGCCAGGAAATCTTTGGCTGGCGAATACTTATCTCGCTGCCCTTCATGACTCTATTTATCTGCCTCTCTGGCGACTGGAAATGGGTTCCCATAATTTTCAATCGCTTACGAGATAAACCTCTACTGATTCCGTGCGTGTTGATTACCAGCTTTCTGGTAGGGCTACAGCTCTGGATGTTTATGTGGGGGCCTTTGAACGGGCATGGCCTGGATGTATCGCTGGGCTATTTCCTGTTGCCGCTGACGATGATTCTCACCGGGCGCATCGTCTACGGCGAGCACCTGTCGCACTTGCAGAAGATAGCCACTGCGCTGGCGGTGATTGGCGTGGCGAATGAGCTGTATCGCACCGGCGGTTTTTCGTGGACCACGCTGGTCGTAGCCATCGGTTACCCGATGTACTTCGTGCTGCGCAAAAAGATCGGCATCGATAACCTCGGCGGACTGTGGCTGGACATGCTGTTGATGGTCCCGGTTGCCTTGTGGTTCGTGCTAGCAGGCCCGCACGTCGACCTTGGCGCACAGCGAGAAGCTTTGTACGCGCTGGTGCCATTGATGGGAATCATCAGTGCTGCCGCAGGTTTTGCCTACATTCTGGCCAGCCGTCTGCTGCCGTTCAGCTTGTTTGGCCTGCTTAGCTACGTTGAACCCGTGCTGTTGGTGGCCGTTGCGTTGCTGCTGGGTGACAGCCTGGAAGACGGTCAGTGGCTGACCTACGGCCCGATCTGGCTGGCGGTGGGCGTATTGGTCATCGAAGGTTTGAAACACGTGAGCCGGCAGCGCCGCTCAATCTGA
- a CDS encoding sugar diacid recognition domain-containing protein, which yields MFELDHELAQDIVDRAMAILPYNVNVMDSQGLILGSGEPERINTRHEGAQLVLANGRVVEIDAQTAKHLKGVQPGINLPLLLDQRLIGVLGLTGEPQLLRTYAELVRMTAEMLVGQRHQQAEQQWRRQRCDDLVALLLSDTGDSPRLIDEARQLGLKPQLSRIPYLFELDKGHSAEALSAWLQSRYPDSWCVTPATGSLLWCRPATIVLDDLRLLEKLEGQGWNVVRVAAGDQADALKALRRCYRRVADLLAYGRDVLPHMRLLALHRYRLPVMLWRHRNDDALEELLGPLHKVVAKDSNGQLIATLRSWCEHDGQSQPCADALGIHRNSLRYRMERIAELSGIDPLSLNGMLALYLGVQLLPQS from the coding sequence ATGTTTGAACTGGATCATGAGTTGGCGCAGGACATCGTTGATCGGGCGATGGCCATTTTGCCTTACAACGTAAACGTCATGGACAGCCAGGGCCTGATTTTAGGCAGTGGCGAGCCCGAGCGTATCAATACGCGACACGAAGGCGCGCAACTGGTGCTGGCCAATGGTCGCGTCGTGGAAATCGACGCGCAAACCGCCAAGCACCTCAAGGGCGTGCAGCCCGGCATTAACCTCCCATTGCTGCTCGACCAGCGCCTGATCGGCGTGCTGGGCCTCACAGGCGAGCCCCAATTGCTGCGCACGTATGCCGAGCTGGTGCGCATGACCGCCGAAATGCTGGTGGGCCAGCGCCATCAGCAGGCGGAGCAACAATGGCGGCGTCAACGCTGTGATGACCTGGTGGCCTTGTTGCTCAGCGACACGGGCGATTCGCCGCGCCTTATCGACGAAGCCCGGCAGTTGGGGCTCAAGCCGCAGTTGTCGCGCATTCCGTACCTGTTTGAGCTCGACAAGGGCCACAGCGCTGAAGCGCTCAGCGCCTGGTTGCAGTCGCGCTACCCGGACAGTTGGTGCGTGACCCCGGCCACGGGCTCGTTGTTGTGGTGCCGCCCGGCCACGATTGTGTTGGATGATCTGCGCTTGCTTGAGAAGCTTGAGGGCCAAGGCTGGAACGTCGTGCGCGTGGCAGCAGGCGATCAAGCGGATGCGCTAAAAGCGTTGCGCCGTTGTTATCGACGGGTTGCAGACTTGCTGGCTTACGGTCGTGATGTGTTGCCACACATGCGCTTGCTGGCACTCCATCGTTATCGACTGCCCGTCATGCTGTGGCGTCATCGCAACGACGACGCTCTTGAAGAGCTTTTAGGTCCGCTGCACAAAGTGGTGGCCAAAGACAGCAATGGCCAGCTGATTGCCACCCTGCGCAGTTGGTGTGAGCACGACGGCCAAAGCCAACCCTGCGCCGATGCCTTGGGCATCCACCGCAACAGTCTGCGCTACCGCATGGAGCGCATCGCTGAATTAAGCGGCATTGATCCGCTGAGCCTCAATGGCATGCTGGCGTTGTATCTGGGTGTGCAACTGCTGCCTCAGAGCTAA
- a CDS encoding response regulator transcription factor, with the protein MPTILLVEDDAALSELIASYLERNGYQVSVLARGDQVRDLARRNPPDLVILDLMLPGLDGLQVCRLLRADSASLPILMLTARDDSHDQVLGLEMGADDYVTKPCDPRVLLARVRTLLRRSSLTEPQVASDRILMGNLCIDLSERTVTWRGDIIELSSGEYNLLVVLARHAGEVLSRDQILQRLRGIEFNGTDRSVDVAISKLRRKFDDAAGEARKIKTVWGKGYLFSRSEWEC; encoded by the coding sequence ATGCCCACTATTCTGCTGGTCGAAGACGACGCCGCACTTTCGGAGCTGATCGCCAGCTACCTGGAGCGCAACGGCTATCAAGTCAGCGTGCTTGCACGCGGTGACCAAGTCCGTGACCTGGCGCGAAGAAACCCTCCGGACCTGGTTATTCTCGACCTGATGTTGCCGGGCCTTGATGGTTTGCAAGTCTGTCGCTTATTACGAGCCGACTCCGCGAGCCTGCCGATCCTGATGTTGACTGCGCGCGACGACAGCCATGATCAGGTGTTGGGGCTTGAGATGGGCGCCGATGATTATGTGACAAAACCTTGCGATCCCCGGGTACTGTTGGCGCGCGTACGCACTTTATTGCGGCGCAGCAGCCTGACAGAGCCGCAAGTGGCCAGCGACCGGATTTTGATGGGCAATTTGTGCATCGACCTGTCGGAGCGCACTGTGACATGGCGCGGTGACATCATCGAGCTCTCGAGCGGCGAATACAACCTCTTGGTGGTATTGGCCCGGCATGCCGGTGAAGTGCTGAGCCGGGACCAGATCCTGCAACGCCTGCGCGGCATTGAGTTTAACGGCACCGATCGCTCGGTAGACGTGGCCATCTCCAAGTTGCGGCGCAAGTTCGACGACGCCGCCGGTGAGGCACGCAAGATTAAAACCGTGTGGGGTAAGGGGTACTTGTTCAGCCGTTCGGAATGGGAATGCTGA
- a CDS encoding efflux RND transporter periplasmic adaptor subunit produces the protein MPRSFTDISCIYKKARTLKKLFVPLCLSALALALSACGKSPATEEKTPLVKVSTEVIVPQTLSISNELSGRVVAPRVAQVSARVAGVVLKRAFEEGSEVKQGDVLFVIDPAPLKAELDSAQAALRKSEALAMQAKLQDQRYSALVDSNAVSRQDYDNARAQTQQAQADVAANKAAVQRAKLNLGYATVTAPISGRIGRALVTEGALVGQGEVTPLARIQQLDPIQVDLLQSTRDLDNLRDSFRAGELQQVGKNQAAVTLIRDNGSPYPLPGKLLFTDLSVDPSTGQIILRSEFANPDHDLLPGSFVRVRLEQAVNKQGISVPQRAIVRDSAGVAQVLLIDTENRVKQQPVQLGGVLNDRWIVNDGLKAGDRIVIEGLQHARPGEQVQIDDPKLPLAHSTDQ, from the coding sequence ATGCCAAGGTCTTTTACAGACATATCCTGCATTTATAAGAAGGCACGAACGTTGAAAAAGCTCTTCGTCCCGCTATGTCTTTCGGCACTGGCTCTGGCCCTCAGTGCCTGCGGCAAAAGCCCCGCCACTGAAGAAAAGACACCTTTGGTCAAGGTCAGCACTGAAGTCATCGTCCCGCAAACCCTGTCGATCAGTAATGAACTGAGTGGCCGCGTGGTTGCTCCGCGTGTTGCTCAAGTCAGCGCCCGAGTCGCCGGCGTGGTATTGAAACGCGCTTTCGAGGAAGGCAGCGAAGTCAAACAAGGCGACGTGTTGTTTGTGATTGATCCGGCGCCCTTGAAGGCTGAACTGGACAGTGCTCAGGCAGCGTTGCGCAAATCCGAGGCACTGGCAATGCAGGCAAAACTGCAAGACCAGCGCTACAGTGCCTTGGTTGACAGCAACGCCGTCAGCCGCCAGGACTACGACAACGCCCGTGCGCAAACCCAGCAGGCTCAAGCCGATGTGGCCGCCAACAAGGCTGCGGTTCAGCGCGCCAAGCTAAACTTGGGCTATGCCACCGTCACCGCCCCGATTTCCGGGCGTATCGGGCGTGCACTGGTCACTGAGGGCGCATTGGTTGGCCAAGGTGAAGTCACACCGTTGGCGCGCATTCAGCAACTGGACCCGATTCAGGTTGATCTGCTGCAATCGACCCGCGACCTCGACAACTTGCGTGATTCATTCCGCGCAGGCGAGTTGCAACAGGTAGGCAAGAATCAGGCGGCCGTCACCTTGATCCGCGATAACGGCAGCCCTTACCCGCTGCCCGGCAAACTGTTGTTCACGGACCTGAGTGTTGACCCGAGCACCGGGCAAATCATTCTGCGCAGCGAGTTCGCCAATCCGGACCACGATCTGTTGCCGGGCAGCTTTGTCAGGGTGCGCCTGGAACAAGCGGTCAACAAACAAGGGATCAGCGTGCCACAGCGCGCCATTGTGCGTGACAGCGCCGGTGTCGCCCAAGTGCTACTGATTGACACCGAGAATCGGGTCAAGCAGCAGCCTGTGCAATTGGGCGGCGTGTTGAATGATCGCTGGATCGTCAACGACGGCCTCAAGGCTGGCGACCGCATTGTGATCGAAGGTTTGCAACATGCTCGCCCCGGCGAACAGGTGCAAATTGATGACCCCAAACTTCCTCTCGCACACTCCACGGATCAGTGA
- a CDS encoding ATP-binding protein, with translation MFKILIRLYLVTIVTFAAAIYLVPALIVTVFHDRFMNYNVDMSRGMQTLLVKQFHQLPAEQWPALAQQLDAQFDPLRVNLLPITDPQFTAKEQHQLHQGQGVLRIGEWGWRTRVVSPLDQQQAIELVMPPDPFDMNVLYWSINVLIGAALLGGLLLWLRPHWRDLEQLKRTAARIGQGQLSERTQISARSNIHGLASAFDTMAQDVEDLLNQQRDLLNAVSHELRTPLTRLDFGLALVLCDDLPEVSRERLHLLVGHIRELDELVLELLSFSRLQNPALVPERVEVSLAEFIDSILGSFDEELEAPEIVLDVLLQGVEERFALDPRLTARALQNLVRNAMRYCDRRIQIGVSLGSQGCELWVDDDGIGIPEQERERIFEPFYRLDRSRDRATGGFGLGLAISRRALEAQGGTLSVEQSPLGGARFRLWLPA, from the coding sequence GTGTTCAAAATCCTCATACGGTTGTATCTGGTAACGATTGTGACCTTTGCGGCAGCCATTTACCTGGTACCCGCACTCATCGTCACGGTGTTCCATGATCGCTTCATGAACTACAACGTCGACATGTCGCGTGGTATGCAAACCCTGCTGGTCAAACAATTTCACCAACTGCCTGCTGAACAGTGGCCTGCGCTAGCTCAGCAACTGGATGCACAATTCGATCCGCTGCGCGTCAACCTGTTACCGATTACCGACCCTCAGTTCACGGCCAAAGAGCAGCATCAGTTGCATCAGGGCCAGGGTGTTCTGCGCATTGGTGAGTGGGGCTGGCGTACGCGCGTGGTATCGCCACTGGATCAGCAACAAGCCATTGAGCTGGTGATGCCGCCTGACCCGTTCGACATGAACGTACTGTACTGGAGCATCAACGTACTGATCGGAGCCGCCTTGCTGGGAGGGTTGTTGCTGTGGCTGCGCCCGCACTGGCGCGACCTTGAGCAGCTTAAACGCACGGCAGCACGCATTGGTCAGGGCCAATTGAGTGAGCGCACACAGATTTCAGCGCGTTCCAACATTCATGGTCTGGCCAGCGCTTTTGACACCATGGCCCAAGACGTTGAAGACCTGCTCAACCAGCAGCGTGATTTGCTCAACGCGGTCTCACATGAGTTGCGTACCCCATTGACCCGGCTCGATTTTGGTCTGGCGCTGGTCTTGTGTGACGATCTGCCCGAGGTGAGTCGTGAGCGCTTGCACCTGCTGGTCGGGCACATACGCGAACTGGATGAATTGGTCCTGGAACTGTTGTCGTTCAGCCGCCTGCAAAACCCTGCGCTGGTGCCTGAGCGGGTCGAGGTGTCGCTGGCTGAGTTTATCGACAGCATTCTCGGCAGTTTTGACGAAGAGCTGGAAGCGCCTGAAATCGTTCTGGATGTACTGTTGCAGGGCGTCGAGGAGCGTTTTGCGCTGGACCCGCGCCTGACGGCTCGCGCCCTGCAAAACCTGGTGCGCAACGCCATGCGCTATTGCGACAGGCGGATTCAGATAGGGGTGAGTCTGGGTTCGCAAGGCTGCGAATTGTGGGTGGATGACGACGGCATCGGCATCCCCGAGCAGGAGCGCGAGCGCATTTTCGAGCCGTTTTATCGGCTGGATCGCAGCCGTGATCGGGCGACCGGAGGCTTCGGGTTGGGGCTGGCGATCAGTCGGCGCGCCCTGGAGGCCCAAGGCGGCACGTTAAGCGTTGAGCAATCACCCTTGGGTGGTGCCCGTTTCAGGCTGTGGTTGCCAGCGTGA
- a CDS encoding transposase, whose product MFSYPAGIDVSKDSLEVRVNLLEVGVSCPNAESDFPGLIGWLLLHQVGRVLLEATGGYERNVMKALQTAGLEVIRINPCRAKSFAKAMGQQAKTDPIDARFLAQFAAVIKAPGARITSSEQDNLRALVQQREHFVQQMDDDKRRLKTASSDVVKPALQSHIDYLCKAIKAIEVLISECAESLDSEKTARLRSVKGIGLITAASLMSYLPELGEVGRRQIAALAGIAPYNDDSGRHQGKRHISGGRFAVRRSLYMSCWSVIRYQPEFSARYKALREKGKCAKVALIACMRVLLIRLNAMIRDGSEWKEHVV is encoded by the coding sequence ATGTTTTCCTATCCTGCAGGGATTGATGTTTCCAAAGACAGCCTTGAAGTTCGGGTTAATCTGCTAGAGGTCGGGGTGAGTTGCCCCAATGCCGAAAGTGATTTCCCCGGGTTGATTGGGTGGTTGTTACTTCACCAAGTCGGCCGCGTTTTGCTTGAAGCTACCGGCGGTTATGAGCGCAATGTGATGAAGGCGCTTCAGACCGCAGGACTTGAAGTCATACGGATCAACCCGTGCCGTGCCAAAAGCTTTGCCAAGGCCATGGGGCAACAAGCCAAAACCGATCCGATAGATGCACGTTTTCTTGCGCAGTTTGCAGCCGTCATCAAAGCCCCTGGCGCCCGAATCACAAGTTCCGAGCAAGATAACTTGCGTGCGCTGGTCCAGCAGCGGGAACACTTTGTTCAGCAAATGGATGACGATAAGCGCAGGCTCAAAACGGCCTCATCCGACGTCGTCAAACCAGCGCTGCAAAGTCATATCGACTACCTGTGCAAGGCCATTAAAGCGATAGAAGTACTCATTAGTGAGTGCGCCGAAAGCCTGGACAGTGAAAAAACCGCTCGTTTGCGCTCAGTGAAAGGTATAGGGCTGATTACAGCGGCTAGTTTAATGTCCTATCTACCGGAGCTGGGCGAAGTTGGCAGGCGTCAGATTGCTGCGTTGGCGGGCATCGCCCCTTACAACGACGACAGTGGTAGACACCAAGGTAAGCGTCATATCAGCGGCGGCAGGTTCGCAGTACGCAGGTCGTTGTATATGAGTTGTTGGTCCGTGATTCGGTATCAGCCTGAGTTCAGCGCCCGATACAAGGCGCTGCGCGAGAAAGGCAAATGCGCCAAAGTCGCGCTCATCGCCTGTATGCGGGTCTTGCTGATACGTCTAAACGCGATGATCCGTGATGGATCTGAATGGAAGGAACACGTCGTCTGA
- a CDS encoding DUF1345 domain-containing protein produces the protein MPHLARTHPRLTAATVLGVAVGIFAPAATLTTKVLLGWNTGVWLYLLLTLWLMLRSKVADVKRTAEVEDENASMVLFTVSIAAVASLAAITLELSGNSKLSHADQLIHYAFTGMTVVGSWLMIGVIFGLHYARLFYNNEGTEPALRFPEGELNPDYWDFMYFSFTLSVAVQTSDVCIATREMRKAVLGHSLLGFLFNTAVLGFSINIAAGLF, from the coding sequence ATGCCGCACCTAGCACGGACCCATCCCCGTTTGACCGCTGCCACCGTACTGGGGGTAGCGGTCGGCATCTTTGCTCCAGCCGCCACACTGACCACCAAGGTTCTATTGGGCTGGAACACCGGCGTCTGGCTGTATTTGCTGCTGACCCTGTGGCTGATGCTGCGTTCCAAGGTTGCCGACGTTAAGCGTACGGCAGAAGTCGAAGACGAAAATGCCAGCATGGTGTTGTTCACAGTGAGCATTGCTGCCGTTGCCAGCCTGGCAGCCATCACCCTGGAACTCTCCGGCAACAGCAAACTCAGCCATGCCGATCAACTGATTCACTACGCCTTCACCGGGATGACCGTGGTGGGCTCGTGGCTGATGATTGGGGTTATTTTCGGCCTGCACTATGCGCGACTGTTTTATAACAACGAAGGAACGGAGCCAGCATTGCGCTTCCCCGAAGGTGAGTTGAACCCGGATTACTGGGACTTCATGTACTTCTCTTTCACCCTGAGCGTTGCGGTACAGACGTCCGACGTGTGTATCGCCACCCGCGAAATGCGCAAAGCTGTGCTTGGCCACTCGCTGTTGGGTTTTTTGTTCAATACGGCGGTATTGGGTTTTTCGATCAACATCGCGGCAGGATTGTTTTGA
- a CDS encoding efflux RND transporter permease subunit produces MPQFFIDRPIFAWVVALFIVLAGALAIPQLPVAKYPNVAPPQVEVYAVYPGASAQTLDESVVSLIEQELNGTDGLLYFESQSSLGSASITATFKPGTDPELAQVNVQNRLKAVESRLPQAVIQQGLQVEKISSGFLMLVTLTADETSGLDEIALSDYLARNVMNEVKRVEGVGKAQQYGSERAMRIWISPQKLIAFNLTPADVNQAIASQNAQVSAGSIGDLPGRSTQEITATVLVKGQLSSPQEFGDIVLRANPDGSAVRISDVARVEIGSQEYQYGTRLNGKSSSAFSVKLAPEANALSTGNLIRAKMDDLSRYFPKGVEYKIPYDTTPFVKVSITKVIYTLVEAMVLVFTVMFLFLQNIRYTLIPTLVVPVALIGTFATMLVMGFSINVLTMFGMVLAIGILVDDAIVVVENVERIMVSEGLSPREATRKAMTQISGAIIGITLVLVAVFIPMAFMPGSVGVIYQQFSVAMATSILFSAFLALSLTPALCATLLKPIAKGEHHAKGGFFGWFNRTFERMSEGYEHWVVHLIKRSGRYLLLYGALVVVLVVCFARLPSSFLPVEDQGFIITDIQLPPGASQNRTIKVAEQIEAHYATEPGVGNTTMILGFSFSGSGQNAALAFTTFKDWSTRGVKDSASAIADRANGAFSELKDAVAYAILPPAVSGLGTSSGFELRLQDRGGVGYDVLMQARTELLALAEKSPALANVRESALAESPQVQLEVDRKRANALGISFADIGNVLSTAVGSAYVNDFPNQGRMQRVVVQAEGDQRSQVEDLLKINVRNNLGKMVPLSAFVQARWIQGPSQLSRYNGYPAVSIDGEAAPGHSTGEAMLEMQRLVDRLPAGMGLEWTGLSLQEKLSGTLAPMLLGLSLLVVFLCLAALYESWSIPTAVLLVVPLGILGAVLAVTLRGMPNDVFFKVGLITIIGLSAKNAILIIEFAKTLYDEGHDLVDATVQAARLRLRPIVMTSLAFILGVVPLAIATGASSASQQAIGTGVIGGMIVATLAVVFVPVFFVVVMKLTRSKPRQG; encoded by the coding sequence ATGCCGCAGTTCTTTATCGATCGGCCGATCTTTGCATGGGTCGTGGCGTTGTTTATTGTGCTGGCCGGGGCATTGGCAATCCCGCAGTTGCCAGTGGCCAAATACCCGAACGTAGCGCCGCCGCAAGTTGAAGTGTATGCGGTGTACCCCGGTGCCTCGGCACAAACCCTGGACGAAAGCGTGGTCAGCCTGATTGAGCAAGAGCTCAATGGCACCGACGGCCTGCTGTATTTTGAGTCCCAGAGCAGCCTCGGCAGTGCCAGCATTACCGCGACCTTCAAACCCGGCACCGATCCGGAGCTGGCACAGGTCAACGTGCAAAACCGCCTTAAAGCAGTGGAGTCACGTCTGCCGCAGGCGGTGATTCAACAAGGCTTGCAGGTCGAGAAGATTTCTTCGGGCTTTTTGATGCTGGTGACGCTCACCGCCGATGAGACCAGCGGGCTGGATGAAATTGCGCTCAGCGATTATCTGGCGCGTAACGTCATGAACGAGGTCAAGCGCGTCGAAGGTGTCGGCAAGGCCCAGCAGTATGGTTCTGAGCGCGCGATGCGAATCTGGATCAGCCCGCAAAAGCTGATTGCCTTCAACCTCACGCCTGCTGACGTCAACCAAGCCATTGCCAGTCAAAACGCCCAGGTATCTGCCGGCAGCATCGGCGATTTGCCAGGTCGCTCGACTCAGGAAATAACCGCCACGGTATTGGTCAAAGGCCAATTGTCGAGCCCGCAAGAGTTCGGCGATATTGTGTTGCGGGCGAATCCTGATGGCTCTGCGGTGCGCATCAGTGATGTGGCGCGGGTTGAAATCGGCAGCCAGGAATACCAGTACGGCACGCGGCTGAATGGCAAGTCTTCCAGCGCTTTCAGCGTGAAGCTGGCCCCCGAGGCGAACGCCTTGAGCACGGGCAATCTGATCCGCGCCAAGATGGACGATCTGAGTCGCTACTTCCCGAAAGGCGTTGAATACAAGATTCCTTATGACACCACGCCTTTCGTCAAAGTCTCGATCACCAAGGTGATCTACACCCTGGTCGAAGCCATGGTGCTGGTGTTTACAGTGATGTTCCTGTTCTTGCAGAACATCCGTTACACCCTGATTCCAACGCTGGTGGTGCCGGTTGCACTGATTGGCACGTTTGCCACCATGCTGGTCATGGGGTTCTCGATCAACGTGCTGACCATGTTCGGCATGGTGCTGGCCATCGGTATTCTGGTGGACGATGCGATTGTGGTGGTTGAAAACGTCGAGCGGATCATGGTCAGCGAAGGGTTGTCACCCCGCGAGGCCACGCGCAAGGCGATGACCCAAATCAGCGGCGCCATCATCGGCATCACTCTGGTACTGGTTGCCGTATTTATTCCCATGGCGTTTATGCCGGGTTCGGTCGGGGTGATCTACCAGCAGTTCTCGGTGGCAATGGCCACCTCGATTCTGTTCTCGGCGTTTTTGGCCCTGTCGCTGACCCCGGCGCTGTGCGCGACCTTGCTAAAACCCATCGCCAAGGGCGAGCATCATGCCAAGGGCGGCTTTTTCGGCTGGTTCAACCGCACGTTTGAGCGCATGTCCGAAGGCTACGAGCACTGGGTGGTGCATCTGATCAAGCGCAGCGGGCGTTATCTGCTGCTGTACGGCGCGTTAGTGGTGGTGCTGGTGGTGTGTTTTGCGCGCCTGCCCTCCTCCTTTCTGCCGGTCGAAGATCAGGGGTTCATCATTACGGACATCCAGTTGCCACCGGGAGCCAGCCAGAACCGCACCATTAAAGTGGCCGAGCAGATCGAGGCGCACTACGCGACAGAGCCAGGCGTGGGCAATACCACGATGATTCTGGGTTTCAGCTTCTCGGGCAGCGGGCAAAACGCGGCGTTGGCCTTTACCACTTTCAAAGACTGGTCGACGCGTGGCGTCAAGGATTCCGCCTCGGCCATCGCAGATCGGGCCAACGGTGCCTTCAGCGAACTCAAAGATGCCGTGGCGTACGCCATCTTGCCGCCTGCGGTCAGCGGTCTGGGCACCTCCAGCGGTTTTGAGTTGCGTTTGCAAGACCGAGGCGGCGTCGGTTATGACGTGCTGATGCAAGCCCGCACCGAGTTGTTGGCGCTGGCCGAGAAAAGCCCGGCGCTGGCTAATGTGCGTGAAAGCGCCTTGGCAGAGAGTCCGCAGGTACAACTGGAAGTCGACCGCAAGCGGGCGAATGCACTCGGCATCTCGTTTGCTGACATTGGTAACGTACTGTCGACCGCCGTGGGCTCGGCCTACGTCAACGATTTCCCGAATCAGGGACGCATGCAGCGAGTTGTGGTTCAGGCTGAGGGTGACCAGCGCAGTCAGGTCGAAGACCTGCTCAAGATCAATGTGCGCAACAACCTGGGCAAAATGGTCCCGCTGTCGGCATTTGTCCAGGCACGCTGGATTCAGGGTCCGTCCCAGTTATCGCGTTACAACGGTTACCCGGCGGTGAGCATTGATGGTGAAGCAGCCCCCGGCCACAGTACCGGCGAAGCGATGCTAGAAATGCAACGCCTGGTTGATCGACTGCCCGCGGGCATGGGTCTTGAGTGGACGGGGTTATCGCTCCAGGAAAAACTCTCCGGGACGCTGGCGCCGATGTTGCTCGGGCTGTCGTTACTGGTGGTGTTCTTGTGCCTGGCGGCGCTGTATGAAAGCTGGTCGATCCCGACCGCTGTATTGCTGGTCGTGCCATTGGGCATTCTCGGTGCAGTATTGGCGGTCACGTTGCGCGGCATGCCGAATGACGTGTTCTTCAAAGTGGGCTTGATCACCATCATCGGCCTGTCGGCCAAGAACGCGATTTTGATCATCGAGTTCGCCAAGACCTTGTACGACGAAGGCCATGATCTGGTGGACGCGACCGTACAGGCGGCGCGCTTGCGCTTACGCCCGATTGTCATGACCTCGCTGGCATTCATCCTGGGTGTGGTGCCGCTGGCGATTGCGACCGGGGCCAGTTCAGCCAGCCAGCAAGCCATTGGCACCGGCGTCATCGGCGGCATGATCGTTGCCACCTTGGCGGTGGTCTTTGTCCCGGTGTTTTTTGTAGTGGTCATGAAGCTGACTCGCAGCAAGCCACGTCAAGGCTAA